ATAATATCCCCTTTGACAATgacttttatttaattaataagtcAAACCACCAATTTAGTTTTCAGTCCTTAGATTATCGATTTAGATATTGCATTAAGTGAATAAACCCCACTGACCATATATTTATACTGGTATGAAAAGGGAGGTAGATGGatatgaaaagaaagaaaaggaaaaggaaaaggagagaGTGTAACGAAGGGGCATAGCAAACGGATGTAAAGGTAAAAGTTGAATTGATACTCATTGTGATACTATTcgtgtccctttattagttattaaaattttaatttcattataataaattcatgagtcctttgtaacaaaaaaagaaaatagtcaaatgtaattctttttaatttttttttatggttaAGTCAGGGTAAAGTAGTGTGAGTGCATTAATTAAACATcatatacaattataatttttttctgaataattataatatttctttAGCAGAGGCAACGGCTCAAATATGCAAAACTGATGTACAGCTAGCGTGCAACCTGCAAGACATGTTATTAGTGTGCAACCTAACAAAACATGTTTATTGTAATTACTTGGAGTTCTTAATTATCTGGATCATGTGACCAACTTACCTCATGTAGTAAGGCCTCGAAATGGAGAGTTCAACTATTTAAGTAGTTAAAATTAGGAGAGGTTGTCCTCACGTATAGGAAGGGATGGATCAGGGGTTGAGGGAAAAGTCGCCTCCTCCCTGAGATTTTGACCTTTTGAGGAAATTCAGAtttaattattgattttttaatgaaattactaTTATTCACTTCTCTAACTTAGATCAATTCCGTTCCTATTCACTTCCAAGGAACTCGTCCCTTCTTGATTTGAATCCTATATATAGGCTTAATTGCCAGTGAAAAAATTCcatgatatataaatatgttttGGTGATACCATGGATATCGTCAACTATTGACTAAAATAATCCCATTTGGCCTTCAGTTTGATCTTATAATGAGCTTATACTGAGTTTAGAATCCTGCATTGTACACAAATCTATAAACGGGAACTCAATTTACCATTAAATCACATATCCGTGATTTAAAAAACACTATCTCCCCGCAGGAAAACCGTAGAAAAACTGCAATTAAAAGTGGTTTTCACAAATTTGTTTTATTgtatttaaaatgaaaaaaagacaTAGAAAGGCcatctacccaaaaaaaaaatctacccaaaaaaaaaagacagaaagGCAGCTGAACTAGGTTATTAGCAGCCATGTTTGATCCCCAGTTTCTCAGATAGTCCTTCCCTTTTATAAGCTTGTAAATCATTGAAAATTTTGCCACCTCAATATTAAACGTATGATCCAAAAAGAATTAAGCAAAAGTTCATGAACctattttataattgaaaaaaagagaatattaaaaaacggttcgaaaattaaattcttgTACGATCATATCATTATCAAAGACATTAATTAGTAATAGGAACGTGGAAAATTGGGAGGACCTACAAATCtacaataattttttggaACGCTATGATTGattgaaagaaagagaaggaaTCTTTACCAAATTAAACGGGGTCAAAAACGCACATTTTGACTCATCAGAGCCATTATTGGGGACGTCGTTATTCCATGGCCTGTTCTGAATCCTCTGGCACTTTACAATGCATacagatatatacatatatagttcTAATTTTCTACCAAGAAGAAAATGTATAATGTTTAAATGATCGAACCATCATCGagcatttatatattttatgcatGTGAAAAAGTACATCTTGcaagaattattttaaaagttaataataaaatacaagAGGGATCTAGAAACTTTTAATCTGAGGAGTGGCGAAATTCAATATCAGTTAAAACAATAGTACAATCTTGAAGTTAAAATGAGCGAAATACGATATTTCACGAAAAAATTCGAAAACTCAACCAAATATACTATGAATTGCTATAAATTTTGTAGTTTTTTTCCAAGTCTAAAGGTGGCAAGTGCCCAAAATAAGTCCCCTTTTATCAAAAGctaaaaaatgtaaaacatATACATAATTTTCCGTTAGCGAGCTAGATCGTAAGGTATATTAggcacaaatatatattgattgtcCAATTTATCATGTACTTGAGATATATGGATCTGTATAGAGCACTCGATTGGTCTTGCACCTGCAGAATATGGTCACCCCTATTATAATCGAAAGAAAGTTTTAAGTACTGTCAAGAGAGGAAATTTTCTCTATGCATCTTGGATTTGGTCCATTAGAAGTACTTCAAGCAGAATGGCCAGAACTTTCCTTTGCAATAGCCCCACTAACTTAACGTGCACGCTACCTATTTGTGCCCACCAATTATCAAtttaagcttttttttttttttggtgaacacTGAAAGAAATTTACTAGCTATCCGTCGAATAATTACTTTATGCAAATATTCAGCCCAGACACAcgagaaatgaattataaCAACcagagtgtatatatatgtacaagaATAAACTTTTTGATACGCGGGAATTAAAGTATCTGATGATTTTTCCCTTCGATTCTCAACATGTTCAGACAActtacattttattttcacGATAAACTCtactaaattttttcaaagaaTATTCAAAGTAAAGAATGGTTTGCAGCAAACAAACTATTGAGACGAAGGCGGCCATTGACACTGCCAAAAATAAAGCCCAAAATGATGTCTCTTTCAAAGGACAATTATATCATAATcactttattttaaataattcacttttcttcttccctcCTTGTAAAGAAGATTCTAACACATACAACTGGCCATGCTTGTGACCGCTTCTCATCACTGAGCGCCCCATCCCGGCCCGTCCCTATATAGACCCAGTTCTCTCTATTGATCTCTTCCATAGTCTACCACCTCGTGCCCGGTAGCTGATCTCTCGAGTATATCTCTGGTTTACTAATACATGGGTCGGTTAGGTCTTGTCGCCCTGTGGTCTCTGTCGATTTGCCTGTGCCTGTTTGCCAACTCGGCTTCGGCCCAGCTGAAGCAGAACTACTACGCCAACATCTGCCCTGACGTCGAGAAGATTGTGAGGAATGCAGTTCAGAAGAAGTTCCAGCAGACGTTCGTCGCTGTCCCTGCCACCCTCCGTCTCTTCTTCCACGACTGCTTCGTCAGGGTAACTATAGTTATTCATGATCGATCGAGGCTTTTTTGAGATCGTATATATGATCCCTACAACTACAATCCGATTGACTTGCTGTCTGACAGGGATGTGATGCCTCGGTCTTAATTGCATCGACGTCGAGCAACAAGGCAGAGAAAGACCACCCTGATAACCTGTCACTGGCCGGGGATGGTTTTGACACAGTGATCAAGGCCAAGGCTGCCGTGGACGCGGTCCCAAAATGCCAGAACAAGGTCTCATGTGCTGATATCCTCGCCCTGGCCACCCGCGATGTGATCAACCTGGTCGGTCTAAATTCACCCATACACATACACGCGTCATAGATTATATTACTTGTAGAAATTTAAGGATGTCTTCAGTATTAAAGGAATCGTTACTAAATGACATGAGGCTAATAAGATTTTATTCGAATTTTGCAGGCAGGGGGGCCATCTTACCCGGTCGAGCTGGGGAGATTAGATGGGCTGAGCTCAACTGCGGCGAGcgtgaacgggaagctccctCAGCCTTCCTTCAACCTAAACCAGCTCAACGCCATGTTTGCCGCAAATGGTCTGAACCAAGCTGACATGGTTGCCCTCTCAGGTATGTACCGTTAACATTAATTAACAATAACATATAGTTGGCCGACCTGTGATACGATACAACaataagaagaaattaaaatgagAAACGGGGCATGTGGTAGGGATATATATGATATCTCCTGAATTCAAGAAGTTTCGAGTGCGATATATACCGTGACATTACAGTGCACAATCAAATTATGGTGATTAGATCAACATTCGCCACGATCGGATCTGGTTTTTGACAGCTCACGACTTTTTGTTGCTTTCTGCTGATGGGAACTTTGTTCAAAAACAACTATTTTAGTTGTACAGAGACAACTGAGATCGTGAAAGTGTACAACTAATCCCGAATCAAACCCATgtgctgaaatttttaattataaattgtaGCAATATAATTACATGAGATTTGGTGACCTGAACTTTATATTTAACAAATTTACATATCTTTCATGGCCACACATTAATTATATTGTGTGGGGGCAAAAATGAAGAATAGTTGTAAGTTCGGGGGCAGAAGtagaatattttcttaaatttctaATCATATATAGTTGACTTCCATTTTGCAGCCGCACACACCGTTGGGTTCTCCCACTGCGGCAAGTTCGCTAACCGGATCCACAACTTCAGCCGGTCCAATACTGTGGACCCGACCCTGAGCAAGAACTACGCTTCCCAGCTCCAGTCCATGTGCCCCAAAAACGTCGACCCGAGGATAGCTGTGAACATGGACCCGAACACCCCCCGCAAGTTCGACAACATGTACTTCAAGAATCTCCAGTCCGGTCATGGCTTGTTCACGTCCGATCAGGTCCTCTTCACCGACAGTCGATCCAGGCCAACAGTCAATGCATGGGCTCGCAACTCCGCTGCATTCAACCAGGCTTTCATCACGGCCATGACAAAGCTGGGCAGGGTTGGGGTCAAGACTGGCAAAAACGGGAACATCCGCCGTGACTGTGCGGTGTTTAATTGATCCACCCCGTAGAAACCGGAAACAAGGGTGATCAGGAGTTGTTAACTTTTTCCGGGTTCGGGTTTTCGGctttgaaaatttgatttggTTCAATAAGGATTGGCCGCACTATTCATCGTTGGGCACGGGAAAGTAACGCCAAAGCAATGAATATTTGCTTTTAGATGGCAAATCCAAATCGACAACAGTGTGGGTGGAATGCAATATTTGCTGGGATTCTTTCTATGttgataataaaatattccaacgctatttcttttatattataaaagagggcaaatatttaatataataaaagagaaatattaaataattaataaaggagAACAGATAGTCCCGTTAGGTATTGAACTCGCAACTTCTAGGTCAATAAGCGAGGGCATGCGCCACTGCACTACACCATCTTTTAAttagtattatttttataattcttttttttattgtaagagttattttattgtaaGAGTTATTTTGCATTTCTATTTCCATAAGATTGTGTGAGCAGCGATTACTTCTGTAACTGATGGTTACGTCAATTATtgataaaacaaaagaaaataattaacataCTTAtccataaaaatgaaaaatagaaaaaaaaattcacaagaTAAAATGGATGCAACCTTCCCAGCTAGAAAGTTGACTTGTACTATTATTTGCCTATATGCGGAAATCATTGAAAAACTTGATGATTTGATTTCTATCATTTATGTCTTGCATCAATGTCAATAACTTGTGGCAAGAGCAAAAATACATCGGATCCGCTTGAATAACTAGCTGAATTCATATAGGACCAGACGTACTCTATCATGTTGCTCGTCATGATTTACGAGTTATAACATATTGATACCAATTGAATATCCAAGAGgaaaaattaacttttcttgcGTAATAGTTAGAATGAGAATTGCAACGGACGATGGAAGCCCAACCACAGTGTAGCCTTATCAAACAAATCGATGTTAATTTATAGGATGACATGGGCTAGTCACCAGCTCACTAGAAATTTGCGATTGTCTGATTAGAATAACTTGACTCAAAATTGAAGTTCCTCCGACCTTCCTAATGATAAATAAGagtgtttttcctttttctctttttttttaatgtgatTATGAAGGATATCGTACTCCCTAAAAATTGATTGGCGAAAACAGTACCtcgatttttttcaattagaaTGAAAATGACCCGACAACAGATTGGAATATTCTGCTGGCTCTCAATAATATACATTAATAAACTTTTTCAAGTGatcattaataataaaatattaatttgccGGCTCTCAATTTATGGCCGCCCATATGCTTTAAGATCAGATTTCTACACATATCTTTGGAATTTCAAAACTAGATGCATTTAAGAAAATATGTCTGCTTCTCGGgccaaaaagagagagagagagagagagaaaagaccaTCCCCACATTCCCCCACCCcacaacacacacacacatacacaaaGACAACTAAAAGTATTAAGGAGAGCACAGGGGAGCACATTGTTTTATTCATGACTCAAAAAGAGGCTGTAATAAT
The sequence above is drawn from the Punica granatum isolate Tunisia-2019 chromosome 5, ASM765513v2, whole genome shotgun sequence genome and encodes:
- the LOC116208811 gene encoding peroxidase 51-like produces the protein MGRLGLVALWSLSICLCLFANSASAQLKQNYYANICPDVEKIVRNAVQKKFQQTFVAVPATLRLFFHDCFVRGCDASVLIASTSSNKAEKDHPDNLSLAGDGFDTVIKAKAAVDAVPKCQNKVSCADILALATRDVINLAGGPSYPVELGRLDGLSSTAASVNGKLPQPSFNLNQLNAMFAANGLNQADMVALSAAHTVGFSHCGKFANRIHNFSRSNTVDPTLSKNYASQLQSMCPKNVDPRIAVNMDPNTPRKFDNMYFKNLQSGHGLFTSDQVLFTDSRSRPTVNAWARNSAAFNQAFITAMTKLGRVGVKTGKNGNIRRDCAVFN